One Variibacter gotjawalensis genomic window, ACCGAGTGGCCGCAAGGTGCGGCCGGTCTTCGTCTGGTTCCACGGCGGCGCGTTCCTGATCGGCGGGCCGGACACGGCGGATTCGATCTGCCGCAACATCGCGAACAAAACCGACTTCGCCGTGATCGCTGTCGAATATCGGCTTGCGCCGGAGCATTCGCTGCACGACGGCCGCGCCGACTGCATCGTCGCGCTCGATTGGATTTATCAACACGGCGCCGAGTACGGCATCGACCCTGAACGCCTCGCGCTCGGCGGCGATTCGGCCGGCGGCAATCTCGCGGCTGTCATGGCGCAGGAATGCCGCAAACGCGGACGTCATCCGAAGCTGCAGGTTTTGATATATCCCGCGACCAATCTCGCCGAGTCGTATCCATCGCTCGACGAGAACGCGTCCGGCTACATGCTGACCGCCGAGATGATCGACTGGATCCGCATGACCATCGGCGACGAAGACGATTCTTTCGACGTGCGCTTGTCGCCGATTTACGAGCCGCAACTCGGTGGCCTCGCCGACGCGCTGGTGATTTCTGCCGGCTACGATCCGATCCGCGACGACGGACTGCATTACGCGCAGCTATTGCGCAACGCCGGCGTGCCTGTCGAGATCGCGCACTATGCCGGCGAATTCCACGGCTTCCTGAATTTCGACACCGTCGTTGCCGCAGCGCGCGATGCGCTCAACCGCATCGCCATCGCGCTGGTCGACGCCTT contains:
- a CDS encoding alpha/beta hydrolase produces the protein MAHAASSAANRNVTAIADFDRTAEGMPLTFRAPNVDRDARALLRGMNVAEFKPGAYPLTLMRERFRMIARGLGRHDFNGVQREVMVGPADKPVHIRIYTPSGRKVRPVFVWFHGGAFLIGGPDTADSICRNIANKTDFAVIAVEYRLAPEHSLHDGRADCIVALDWIYQHGAEYGIDPERLALGGDSAGGNLAAVMAQECRKRGRHPKLQVLIYPATNLAESYPSLDENASGYMLTAEMIDWIRMTIGDEDDSFDVRLSPIYEPQLGGLADALVISAGYDPIRDDGLHYAQLLRNAGVPVEIAHYAGEFHGFLNFDTVVAAARDALNRIAIALVDAFDDKRIVDRTTEIADPGAERDQSRVPDLFSEWMTSSFMAGEWFEYQRNRTLKAFLPMFASPLADSQLFNMASTLRNMTTQSALEAHVTYEQN